From Malaclemys terrapin pileata isolate rMalTer1 chromosome 15, rMalTer1.hap1, whole genome shotgun sequence:
GCCTCGCCCAAAGTGACTTTGACCCTTCACCTATCCCCCCACAGGGATGAGCACAGCGCCGACCCTTACCACAGCGGGTACGAGATGCCGTACAGCGGGGCGACCGCCGGCCCCACCTAcgggcccccccagccctgggcgcaCCCCGATATGCACGTGATGCAGCAGCACCATCTCCTGCCCATCCAAGCCAGGTAAATCGCCCACTTCCTGCTCCTCCCAACCTGCCTCCCCCACCTCGGCCTTCCCCTGCGCACACTGACGGtctcgcccccccaccccaccccaagcagACTAGGCAACATTGCGGAGGTGGACGTGGGCATTGCCCCGCCCGTCATGAAGAGTTTCAAGGAATTCCTGCTGTCCCTGGACGACTCGGTGGACGAGACGGAGGCCGTCAAGCGCTACAACGACTACAAACTGGATTTCCGGCGCCAGCAGATGCAGGACTTCTTCTTGGCGCACAAGGACGAGGAGTGGTACGTCCGCCTCAGGGCACGGCCCCGGCTTCCCGTGCGTGTCAGTGTGCGTGTGCGTGCGTGTGCGAGATCCGGGCCGGAGACAGAACCAGACTGACCCAGCGGGGCCGGAGTTTTGGGGCACGGGCAGGAGGTTGAAATTCACAGTTCCGACCCAACGCCgcaaggaggtgggggtgggggggtctgatcCGGTTGGACGGGGTTGGGGGAGTCTGCCAGGCGGTTCTGATCCAGTGGAGGGGAGCTGGGAAGGCTGCCATGCCCAGGCCAGCGGTTCTGATCTCAggccggggcggggggttgcCACGAATGGCCTGGTGGTTCCGATCCCTGCCGTAGAACGAAGGCCAACTGGGTGTGGCTAACCCCGGGCAGCTGGCCCCACGTCAGCCTTCCTTGCCTCTTCTGTCACCAGCTTCTTAGCTATTTCCCCGATCCCAGCTCTGGGACCGCGCCAGTTCCCGAGAGGTCTGTGGGGTCCGATCTCTCCTGTGGTTTCCCCATGGAAAAGGGCGGTGGGGGGCATTTTAAGCCCTTTTTGTTCAGTTTTGATGCCTCAAAACCCGGCTGTTTGCAGACCGCCTCGTTCATTTGAGCGAAGAGACGCCCCCCACCCCGTCTCCCCAGCCCGGATGCTCCCCGTTAGCTGATCCTGGCCCTGCACGCGCCTGAAGGGGCGTTGGCGTTGCGGGCTCGCGAGCCGGGGTTCTGATTGGGATCGGCCCAGAGTGGGCAAGCGCTGAGAGAATATGGGAGTCGGAGCCAGCCCTCCCGATTCTGAGGAGTGGCTCcccctgcctcggtttccctctctgtaaaacagGCGTGGTTTGTTGGACATGTTACAGTAGTGGCTAGAAGCCCCAGAGCAAGGAGATtgggggtcccattgtgctggctGCATCAGAGAATGACCAATGACCAGGCCTCACtgagattgggggggaggggaggggcttgtGCCAGACACCAGCAAGCAAGAGTCCCTGTCCCAGAGTTTCCAGTCCAGACAGGCaacagggcaggaggggaaactgaggcaggacaaGACATGATTTGCCCACAACCACGTATCTGAGCTGGGTATAGATCCCAGGCATCCTAAATCCTTGCCACTAGACAACAccacctcccagcccccctgctctaacccaccagcccccactcccctcctagagcaaGGGCATAAtgcaccatgcctcagtttcccctgccgACAAATTGGGTGTACCGACGCCCCCCGCAGTGAATGTAGGAGCGTTGTCTGTGTGGCTACTTCTGCGTGTGGTTCTTGGACACTAGCCTACAGGCGTCtcgtaatttctttttttttttttttttttttttttttttgggtgtgtgtgtggctgatAACTGTTAACTGacccttttctcccctcctcccaagtgCCAGAATCAAGAGAATTCAAAATCAGAAGTCACTTTTGCCGTCAGCCTGGAGAATATAAatctctcttgatttttttttttggttttttcttccggctcctctctctcacccgtgatttttttctttttttagctaGATAGCCAGGGCCGAGCACTGAGCACAATGCAGTGCCTAGCTGAATGTACAATGGTCAGGAATCAGACAGCCAGAGCCgcggaaaaaaaacacaaacccaCCCGACccgggatttttttgttttgttttcggtTAACTAAACCGCCCGGCGAGAGAGAGCGAGTGCCCGTCACTCCGTAGCCAAAACAAAGCGCCCAGTGGTTAAAAACCCACCGAAGGAATCTCTCAGGCTCCCATCGGAAAAAGCTGGAGTTGATCCTGAGTGTATGTATGACACACGTTCTGTCTTATTCGATCGGACctcaactctttaaaaaaaagacaaaaaacaaatacagtacgaGAAAACAATGGGCTCCCCCGAGGTGGGAACGGGGGGTCTTGATTCCCCCCTGCCCTTTGAAAACCAGCGCCAAAACAAGCCAGCGCTTACATTCCGGCCCTGAATCTTGGTTTCTTTCAAGGAATTTAGGCGTCTTGATTCCCATGGAGACccaggggagttaggcacctaaattgtgGTAAAACTCCGGTGTTACAGTTGGCCTTAGAGCTTCCCCCCGACCGAGATCTGAGCCCCCGGTTTGGACCGGACACTGAATCTACAGGTGGGAAGTGTTAGGGACCAGCCAGGGGTCACCTAGATTCACTGGCCCAGAGACCATGTCCTCCAGCTAGCCAAAGGCTAGGGGAAGCGATTGGCGTGAGATTAGAAGTGGAGCGAAGAACAGGTTCCAGGTCCCAGGGCTTCCAGCGGGGATCTGGCCTCCCGTTCTGCCCCGCAGAGCGATGGGTAATCAATCCCAACCGGGATTCGGTATCGTTAACACAAAGAGCTCCCCATCTAAACAgcagggggagaacccaggagtcccagctcccctcccagagctggggagcgaACCCAGGCATCCAAACCCTCAAtctacacccccctccccccccgacccgcTCTCGGCTTGCTTGCAGTCTGAGCGAGGAACCAATTTGAACGTCATCTGCCAGGCACTTGGCCATCAAACGTGCCTGGGAGCGAACTTAGAGCGTAGCTACAAAAAAACCCCGATGTGGTGAAATCTCATTTTTTCCTCACCAGTGTCCGGCGCGAATCGTCAATAAATAAGATCCGGGGCGGGGGCTTGTCCCTGCTTCCCCCCGTCCTCCCCGCCCCGAATTTTTTCCCATGCAACCTGCATGTGCAGCTCCTTTAGAGGCGtcttccctccactgcaccccgtTCTGATCTTTCCTCGTCTGCCTTTTCCCCCCGCCCTTCCCGAAGGTTTCGCTCCAAGTACCACCCAGATGAAGCGGGGAAGAGGAAGCAGGAGGCCCACGGCGCCCTGCAGAACCGGCTCAGCGTCTTCCTCTACCTCATGGACAACGGCTGGTTCGAGAGCTTGCAGCTGGATATCGACAAGGCCAACGCGATCGTCAAGATGCTGGACGCCGGTAAGGGGGGCCTGGAATGGGCGGGCTTTGGTTCCGAAgatattggggagggggggcaccctGAAACCCACGTTGTTCGGATCCAAAGACCCCGTCCGTCTAGGGATCCAAAACGCCCGACCGTGGAGTCTGAAGACGGGCACCTCTACTGCTGGAGCTGAAGGGAGATCCTCCCCTGGCGGCAGCAGTAGTAGCTCTTTTATCCACCGTTTCTTTTCTCTTCTTGGGAAGCAACTTGGCCGTGGCGGGCGGGGGGTCCCCTCTGAGCCACGCCGACGACCCCAGACTGACccacaccaatttttttttcttctttttcttctccagcTGTTATCAAGATGGAGGGAGGCACGGAGAACGACTTGAAGATCCTGgatcaggaggaagaggaggagaggcaggacAAGACCGAGTCGGGGAAGAAGGATGAGGCCCGGCTGTCCGACGCCGACCGCAAGGGCTCGGACAAAGAGGACAAGAAGGAAGAAGGCAAAAAGGTCAGGGGAGCCGACACATCCCGGCTccgcccgtgcctcagtttccccgcggGGGGATGGGTGCTATCcgaaggagctggggggaggggaggaagcaggcGGGGTCCCTCGGGGCGGAGGGCCGGTTTGTTGGGGGGGTGCAGAGTCTCTGACGGgtgccccccgctcccccaggctGACGGCGACGAGCCGGTGGAGGAGAAAGCCAAGAAGTCCtccgaggaggaagaggagaagccggagaaggaggaagaagcaGAGAAAGAGGCCAAAAAGGTGGGTCCTaagccccaccccatcctggtcccctttgctcctccccctcctgactGGCCCCGCCCATGTATCCTCAGTCCTGTGCCCTTCATGccagtccctgcctgccctgtgcgCCCCCCTTCTGCAGGCTCCGCCCCCCTTCTGCAGGCTCCGCCCCTTTCCTGCTCACCGGGCGCCCCCTTCTTCTTTCAGGCCAGCAAGAAGCGCAAGAGGAAGCGCAGCGGGGACGACAGCTACGACGAGGGGAGCGTCTCCGAGTCCGAGACCGAGTCCGAGAGCGGCCGCGCCGAGGGCAAGGAGGGTGAGAGacgcaggggcctgtcccctctagggggcgccggctcctcCCCGGCGCGGGGACTGGCtgccttgggggggcggggaatgcgGCAGGGGCCTGTcctctctagggggcgccggctcctcCCCGGCGCGGGGACTGGCtgccttgggggggcggggaatggggcaggggcctgtcccctctaaataaattaattaatggagatatcctattgcctagaactggaagggaccttgaaaggtcattgagtccagccccctgccttcactagcaggactaagtactgattttgccccagatccccaagtggccccctcaaggattgaactcacaaccctgggtttagcaggccaatgctcaaaccactgagctatccctgtagGGGGCAtcagctcccacccagccccagggcagggactgtctggctcagggaggtggggaatggggcaggggcctgtcccctctagggggcgccggctcccacccagccccagggcagggactgtctggctcagggaggtggggaatggggcacgggcctgtcccctctagggggcgccgactcccatccagccccagggcagggactgtctggctcaggggggtggggaatggggcaggggcctgtcccctctagggggcgccgactcccatccagccccagggcagggactgtctggctcaggggggtggggaatggggcaggggcctgtcccctctagggggcgccgactcccatccagccccagggcagggactgtctggctCAGGGGGGTTGGGAACTGGatatggggcagggcctggctggctcaggggagtgggggaatgCGATATGGGGCGGGGACTGGCTCGCTCAGGGAGGCGGGGATCGGGATGTGGGGCGGGGACTGGctcgctcagggaggtggggatCGGGATGTGGGGCGGGGACTGGCTCGCTCAGGGAGGCGGGGATCGGGATGTGGGGCGGGGACTGGCTCGCTCAGGGAGGCGGGGATCGGGATGTGGGGCGGGGACTGGCTTCCTCAGGGAGGCGGGGATCAGGGTGTGGGGCGGGGACTGGCTCGCTCAGGGAGGCGGGGATCGGGGTGTGGGGCGGGGACTGGCTCGCTCAGGGAGGCGGGGATCGGGGTGTGGGGCGGGGACTGGCTCGCTCAGGGAGGCGGGGATCGGGGTGTGGGGCGGGGACTGGCTCGCTCAGGGAGGCGGGGATCGGGGTGTGGGGCGGGGACTggctcgctcaggggggtggggatcggggtgtggggcggggactggctcgctcaggggggcggggatcggggtgtggggcggggactggctcgctcaggggggcggggaacaggatgtggggcagggactggctggctcaggggggcggggaacggGATgtggggcggggactggctggctcagggggtggggtgcagggaacGGGACACGGGCTGGCCCCCCTAACTCTGTGGCACGGGGTGCAGAGGAGAAACCCAAGGAGGAGAAGAAGGCGAAGGAGGAAGAGGACGAGGCGGCGGCGACGAAGGCCAAAGAGAAGGACGGCTTGGAGTGcaaaccccgccccctccacaaGACCTGCTCCCTGTTCATGCGCAACATCGCCCCCAACATCTCCCAGGCCGAGATCGTGGCggtgagcgggggggggctgaTATTCTGGGGGGGCGGCAGCGGGGGGAGCATAGATCCAGTCCCCTTCCTAACACCCCCCATCTctctgtccccccagctctgcaagcGGTACCCCGGCTTCATGCGCGTGGCCCTGTCCGACCCCCAGCCCGAGAGGAGGTAGGTGGCATCCGCCTGGGGGGGAACCGGGCAGAGGCGGGCGCTGCGGGGGGGTCCCTTGTACCCGGGCGCTAACTCCGGGCGTGTGCGTCAGGTTTTTCCGCAGGGGCTGGGTGACTTTCAACCGGAGCGTGAACATCAAGGAGATCTGCTGGAGCCTGCAGAACATCCGGGTAAGGCTGCGACgcggggggggcagttggggggtgtTGGAAGCTGCGCCCCTGAGTGGAGATTTGGGGGGTGCGTCTctgcgccgggcgaggggtccctgtgtaACCAGCCGCCCTGCCCCAGAGTTGGCTgcctcagcgccgggcgaggggtccccgtataaCTGGCTGTCCTGCCCCAGAGTTGGCTGCCTCAgcaccgggcgaggggtccccgtataaCTGGCtgtcctgccccagaggtggctgcgtctcagcgccgggcgaggggtccctgggtaaccagctgccccgccccagaggtggctgcatctcagcgccgggcgaggggtccctgggtaaccggccgccccgccccagaggtggctgcatctcagcgccgggcgaggggtccctgggtaaccggctgccccaccccagaggaggcCGCGTCTCAGCTCAGTCTGCGTCTCCCCCCCAGCTGCGGGAGTGCGAGCTGAGCCCCGGCGTGAACCGCGACCTGACCCGCCGCGTCCGCAACATCAACGGCATCACGCAGCACAAGCAGATCGTCCGCAACGACATCAAGCTGGCGGCCAAACTCATCCACACCCTGGACGACCGCACccagctgtggggggcgggggagccccGTGAGGCCCCCCAGGTCTCGGTCAGTatccggggagggggggtcacGCCTCTGCCCCATTGCTTCCCACCAGCCTTCCCCCTCACACCGCGGCATCCCATGGAGAccctgcaaaggattctgggggcGTGATCTACGGCCATGGGGACTGTCTATCCCCTCCCTCGCCTTCCTGGATGACCCCACAGGCTTCTGGGAGGCGGTTCAAGAGGGAGCTCCGCCCCATAGGTTTCTGGGAGGTGGCTAAAGAGGGAGCTGCACCCCATGAGCTCCTGGGAGGTCCCCCCTTCGCTCACCTGTCCCgtgtcccccccggccccccagagcctgccctcCCAGAACCCCATCCTGAAGAACATCACGGACTACCTGATCGAGGAGGTGAGCgccgaggaggaggagctgctgggcaAGACGGGGGAGGCGGCCGACGAGCCCCCCAAGGAGGGGAACCCGGCAGAGATCAACGTGGAGAGGGACGAGAAGCTCATCAAGGTGagggggacggggaatggggcaggggcctgtcccctctagggggcgccggctcccccccggccccagggcggggactggctggctcagggaggcggggaatggggcaggggcctgtcccctctggggggcgccggctcccatccagccccagggtagggattggctggctcaggggggcaggggcctgtcccctccatGGGGCGCGGGCCCTGCTCcgcacttcacacacacacacacacacacacaccccccgtgCCCCCAGGTACTGGACAAGCTGCTTCTCTACCTGCGGATCGTGCACTCGGTGGATTATTACAACACCTCGGAGTATCTCAATGAGGACGAGATGCCGAACCGCTGCGGGATCATCCACGTGCGCGGGCCCATGCCCCCCAACCGTGTCAGCCACGGGGAAGGTACTGCTggatgcctgggttcccccccaaccggggaagggagtgggggctggtgggttagagcagtggggggctgggagccaggactcctgggttctctcccctgctctgggaggggagtgggggctggtgggttagagcaggggggctgggagccaggactcctgggttccctctgGCTCTAGGAGGGCAGTAGGGGGATAGCGGTTCAAGCCAGGGGGCCAGCGCTCAGGGCTCCTGGGTCCCCTCCGCAGTGGCCGAGTGGCAGAAGACCTTCGAGGAGAAGCTGGCTCCGCTCTCCACCGTGCGGGAGTCGCTGTCAGACGAGGAGGCCCAGAAGATGGGTAAGAAGGACCCCGAGCAGGAGGTGGAGAAGTTCGTCACGGCCAACACTCAGGAGCTGGGCAAGGACAAATGGCTGTGCCCGCTCAGCGGCAAGAAATTCAAGGTGTGTGTgggagaacggggggggggggggtgagggactcccctgcctcggtttccccaactCACCCCTGTctcacccccctccccggcagggcCCCGAGTTCGTGCGCAAACACATCTTCAACAAGCATGCGGAGAAGATCGAGGAGGTGAAGAAGGAGGTGTCGTTCTTCAACAGCTTCCTCATGGACGCCAAGCGCCCAGCGCTGCCCGAGATCAAACCCAACCAGCCCCCTGGACCTGGGCAGGGTACGCGGCGCCCCCCCGGGAGATGGCGGGTGGTGGGGTGTCATGCCCCTGGGGTTCGGGGCCCATCTGCCTTCCTGGGTCTCACACGGGAATCCTGGTCTTTGCTGTATGGGGGAGTGAaagcaagggggctgggagccagaactcctgggttctctccccggctctgggaggggagtgggggccggtggttagagcagggggggctgggagccaggactcctgggttctctccccggctctgggaggggagtgggggccggtggttagagcagggggggctgggagccaggactcctgggttctctccccagctctgggaggggagtgggggctggtggttagagcaggggggttgggagccaggactcctgggttctctccccagctctgggaggggagtgggggctggtgggtcagagcagcggggctgggagccaggactcctgggttctctccccggctctgggaggggagtgggggctggtgggtcagagcagcggggctgggagccaggactcctgggttctctccccggctctgggaggggagtgggggctggtgggttagagcaggggggctgggagccaggactcctgggttctctccccagctctgggaggggagcgggggctgggaccccagtgTCTTACATCTCTGcccttcctttcttcccctccttccaggtctcacccctgggctgccctacCCACACCAGACACCCCAGGGGCTGATGCCGTACGGACAGCCGCGCCCGCCTATTATGGGATACGGTGGTAAGTTGGGATGCGGAGTTCAGCAGGGGATGCCCCTTCCTGCCAGGAGCGGGGTGTGGATTGAGTGTTGGGCAAGGGgttccccaccccagaggtggccgcatctcagtgccgggcgaggggtccctgggtaagAAGATTGTGCTGAGTTTTCTCTGCTGACACGTGTCCGTCTGTCCCTCCCACAGGCGGCCCCCCCTACCCTCATGCCCCCTACGCTGCCGGCCGTGGTAATTATGACACCTTCCGGGGGCAGGGCGGCTACCTCAACAAACCGCGCAACAGGTAGGTGGGGACCGGTGAACCCATCGGAGAgcagcgtggggggggggtggatatgGGGCAGAACGGGCCCGTGGCTCTCACCCACtccgtctcttccccccccccaggatggTCCGGGGCGACCCCCGCGCGATCGTCGAGTACAGAGACCTGGACGCCCCCGAAGACGTGGATTTCTTCTGAGTGAGACGGCCCCACCCCTTGTTTTAAGCCCCCCGCCCTGTTCCCCACAAActgcccctctcacccccccaccccctcgggTTTTTTATACGAGTCTCCGCCACCGaattccccacctcacccccaccgCCGACTGTTTGTACATTTCACCTTGTCGGTCCCAGCTCCGTTTCAATAA
This genomic window contains:
- the SRRT gene encoding serrate RNA effector molecule homolog isoform X2, with product MGDSDDEYDRRRRDKFRRERSDYDRSRERDERRRDDWSDREWDRGRERRSRGEYRDYDRNRRERFSPPRHELSPPQKRMRRDWDEHSADPYHSGYEMPYSGATAGPTYGPPQPWAHPDMHVMQQHHLLPIQARLGNIAEVDVGIAPPVMKSFKEFLLSLDDSVDETEAVKRYNDYKLDFRRQQMQDFFLAHKDEEWFRSKYHPDEAGKRKQEAHGALQNRLSVFLYLMDNGWFESLQLDIDKANAIVKMLDAAVIKMEGGTENDLKILDQEEEEERQDKTESGKKDEARLSDADRKGSDKEDKKEEGKKADGDEPVEEKAKKSSEEEEEKPEKEEEAEKEAKKASKKRKRKRSGDDSYDEGSVSESETESESGRAEGKEEEKPKEEKKAKEEEDEAAATKAKEKDGLECKPRPLHKTCSLFMRNIAPNISQAEIVALCKRYPGFMRVALSDPQPERRFFRRGWVTFNRSVNIKEICWSLQNIRLRECELSPGVNRDLTRRVRNINGITQHKQIVRNDIKLAAKLIHTLDDRTQLWGAGEPREAPQVSSLPSQNPILKNITDYLIEEVSAEEEELLGKTGEAADEPPKEGNPAEINVERDEKLIKVLDKLLLYLRIVHSVDYYNTSEYLNEDEMPNRCGIIHVRGPMPPNRVSHGEVAEWQKTFEEKLAPLSTVRESLSDEEAQKMGKKDPEQEVEKFVTANTQELGKDKWLCPLSGKKFKGPEFVRKHIFNKHAEKIEEVKKEVSFFNSFLMDAKRPALPEIKPNQPPGPGQGLTPGLPYPHQTPQGLMPYGQPRPPIMGYGGGPPYPHAPYAAGRGNYDTFRGQGGYLNKPRNRMVRGDPRAIVEYRDLDAPEDVDFF
- the SRRT gene encoding serrate RNA effector molecule homolog isoform X1 — translated: MGDSDDEYDRRRRDKFRRERSDYDRSRERDERRRDDWSDREWDRGRERRSRGEYRDYDRNRRERFSPPRHELSPPQKRMRRDWDEHSADPYHSGYEMPYSGATAGPTYGPPQPWAHPDMHVMQQHHLLPIQASRLGNIAEVDVGIAPPVMKSFKEFLLSLDDSVDETEAVKRYNDYKLDFRRQQMQDFFLAHKDEEWFRSKYHPDEAGKRKQEAHGALQNRLSVFLYLMDNGWFESLQLDIDKANAIVKMLDAAVIKMEGGTENDLKILDQEEEEERQDKTESGKKDEARLSDADRKGSDKEDKKEEGKKADGDEPVEEKAKKSSEEEEEKPEKEEEAEKEAKKASKKRKRKRSGDDSYDEGSVSESETESESGRAEGKEEEKPKEEKKAKEEEDEAAATKAKEKDGLECKPRPLHKTCSLFMRNIAPNISQAEIVALCKRYPGFMRVALSDPQPERRFFRRGWVTFNRSVNIKEICWSLQNIRLRECELSPGVNRDLTRRVRNINGITQHKQIVRNDIKLAAKLIHTLDDRTQLWGAGEPREAPQVSSLPSQNPILKNITDYLIEEVSAEEEELLGKTGEAADEPPKEGNPAEINVERDEKLIKVLDKLLLYLRIVHSVDYYNTSEYLNEDEMPNRCGIIHVRGPMPPNRVSHGEVAEWQKTFEEKLAPLSTVRESLSDEEAQKMGKKDPEQEVEKFVTANTQELGKDKWLCPLSGKKFKGPEFVRKHIFNKHAEKIEEVKKEVSFFNSFLMDAKRPALPEIKPNQPPGPGQGLTPGLPYPHQTPQGLMPYGQPRPPIMGYGGGPPYPHAPYAAGRGNYDTFRGQGGYLNKPRNRMVRGDPRAIVEYRDLDAPEDVDFF